In one Hyphomicrobium sp. 99 genomic region, the following are encoded:
- a CDS encoding PilZ domain-containing protein: protein MRQTTIRDFIRALTTPDAIAEDVPSDDRRNAARHEARQHVALRFRSSRLICDLTDLSESGAKISVLDGIVPDVDETVSLTLFDGTIIVGRVSWLKDRHIGVEFVTPVTDVDERLDFENLGRNYYQKAVRLQKSARRV from the coding sequence ATGAGGCAAACGACAATCCGAGATTTCATTCGCGCCTTGACAACTCCCGATGCTATCGCGGAGGACGTCCCCTCGGACGATCGCCGCAATGCGGCCAGGCATGAAGCGCGCCAACATGTGGCGCTTCGGTTTCGAAGCTCGCGTTTGATCTGCGATTTGACTGATCTTTCCGAATCGGGAGCAAAGATCAGCGTTCTCGACGGCATCGTTCCGGACGTTGACGAAACCGTATCGCTGACGCTGTTTGATGGCACGATCATCGTCGGCAGGGTTTCGTGGCTGAAGGACAGGCATATCGGGGTTGAGTTTGTGACGCCGGTAACGGATGTCGACGAACGGCTCGACTTTGAAAATCTCGGCAGAAATTATTATCAAAAGGCCGTCCGGCTTCAGAAATCGGCCCGCCGCGTCTAG
- a CDS encoding molecular chaperone DnaJ — MRLRTPLPSSFDNLIDDLFAREDELGRAPRHSRKFSLNSLEAAWDLAAKKRSGISSHAPQPRRRNYGDDDTSDLGLPEAFLDPNKILLELGLTTNVSEADISILRREFALRNHPDRVPSELRPLATQRMMIANDLMDRYVARLRKSCG; from the coding sequence ATGCGACTGCGGACGCCGCTTCCGTCGAGCTTTGATAATCTGATCGACGATCTGTTCGCCCGGGAGGACGAGCTTGGTCGTGCGCCTAGGCATTCGCGTAAATTTTCGCTTAACAGTCTTGAAGCAGCATGGGACCTCGCAGCGAAAAAGCGCTCAGGCATCAGTTCCCACGCTCCGCAGCCACGTCGCAGAAACTACGGCGACGACGACACCAGTGATCTCGGACTACCCGAGGCTTTTCTCGATCCTAACAAAATATTGCTCGAGCTGGGGCTCACTACGAACGTCTCCGAAGCAGATATTTCCATTCTCCGGCGTGAGTTCGCCTTGCGCAATCATCCCGATCGCGTTCCATCTGAGCTCAGGCCACTTGCAACGCAACGGATGATGATCGCCAACGATCTCATGGACAGATACGTGGCGCGGCTGCGCAAGTCTTGCGGTTAA